tttgatctatttaatgcatccttgctgtatcCAAAAGTATGGCAAAGGGggatatatagtatttatttctgtcagattaaATAAGGTCAATCAAGGTTTATATTACAAATTGGATTCAGTGCAGCTTTTTAGAGCAGTATTAACCATTTTAGCTAGCAATAAAGTTGCACACCAGCAGCCACATTTTCAATCCTAAATTAGCTAAAGGTAAAGACAATCAGACAATGCCCTCTGCTGGTCAGGAGCTGTTAGTCCTTTCCAAAGCTGTCCATCAACAGACTAGGCTACTGATAATCTTTAAGATCCAGCAACAGTCAAAAAGTATTTCCATTTTGTGTTTGTTCCTGTTAAAACACTATGTAAAACAGACTTTATATTGGAGTTTCATTTCAATGGTGCACATTAATACTTGTCTGGGCATTTGATGGAAGATGGGTGGAATGAATCATTTTTAGACACGTTTCCAATTATTACCAGGTTGGAAACATGGTAGCATGTCACTGTGGCTCTATTGGCTATGAAGCGCTAGCTAGAATAATGTATTTTCAGGAAATTAAAAAAGCTGCTGGATATCAGGGTAAACTCAAAAACCAGAACTTACAGTGTTTATGCACAAAATTAATTGGCACTTGCTGAACATCtgaaattaattgtattttcttACATGAGAAGTTCTTAAATATTGTCGGCAAGTcctacagataatttttttttttttttttttttttggggcccCTGCGATAATGTGTCTGTTGTATGATGTGATATGCTGGTGCTGGTAACCTGTTCATTAATAACTACTAAATGAAGGACTGTGTACTACTGTACGTGAAGTATTTGACCATTTGAAGGCTGACAAATTGGCACTTTTACAAAGTCTGGATCTATCCTTTTATTGTGAATCTACATCTTCAGATGTGTTGTCTATTTTTGTCTCTTTGGAAGGCTGTGGGAAATGCTGTACATAGTTAATTTGTATTGTTTATATGAAAATAGATAATTGTATAAAGCATATGTACAGAGCTTCTGGTCATGCCTTTTTATAGTTATGTACGATGTAAATTGgacttgtgtgtttgtgagtttatTTTCTAAATCTCATTCTGCTTTTTGTGTTGTATTTGTCTGACCATTTGTAAATGAAACTgtctgaaataaattattaatctaaACATCGGTCTCATTTTCATTTGTCAGACAGTGAAGTAGGCTATTACCATTACAATTTCAGATTGTCTTATAGTCTTTAAGGTTTTGTTTTTCTAATCTGTAAAGGTTGCCTACCAATTGATGTCTGTTCTCTAATAAGTAGCCAAGATAATGAATTTATGCTGTGTGCTCAATGTATTCTATGTCTACTGTAGTAAAACGGACAAAACAATTGGTTTAGATGTTTATTTGTATGACATACATTCTGGAGTAAAACAACGACTTCACATCAACAGACACTACAGAATATGTGTACTGCAATCATGAAAGACATCCAAGCTCGTTCTAGACCTTTTTAATAGGCAGGTAAATTTAAAAGACTTCTATTTATCAATCCTGTCCCATGCAAAAAATTTCAATGTTTCAAGCTGGTATTGtcctttattttatgaaaaactttacccataaactgtaattatgaattaattacaCTGCACCTCAGTTGCACCTGACTTGCATAACACAAAGCTAATTTTGAGGAAACTCAACTCAATTAAATTCATTCTGCTGGTCTCAGGACAAGGACAACAGACAATATGATAGACTCCTAAAACATGTTGCACTATGATGTGCTCAAACACAACTGACAAAGGCAACACTCAGTGCATGTTCATAGTAAGATGtcttttgtaattatattttcattgattTAAACAGAGCAACTGTGAATACACTACATATACgctcacaaatataaaaaaactgaggTGAAAGCTCGTTTGAGAAAAAGTGACAAAATACACATCTATGTAACCCCTGCAATTCATCCAAATGCACTTAGACAAGTTCAATTCTCCAAatcgaaaaaaaataataataataataattgtgcgtGTTTTTTGGGAATATAAGATCGAAGGAGAATGGGTACGGCAGACTAATCAACTGTAACGACTGAGTATTCACAACTAAAGCAGTGCTTCATACTCCATGTGTTCAGAACGATTCAGTGCTGGGTCCATTTGATGCTCTTAATGTCAATCCCCTCCTGGACCATTTCCCATAACGGACTAagagacaaaagacaaaaaaaatcacttcGAACAAATTtcccaaagaaaaaaaattgtttacatggAGTTTAACCAATGAATTTTGTTTAatcaaacaattaaaacattaaagtgcccctattatgccattttaaggttcctaatattgttttgtgaGTTTCCTCAAAATAGGTTTACATGCATCAAAGACAAAAAACGCTTTCACTTCCTTGTCCATTGATTCTCAAATGATTTGTTCTAAGATGGTGGTGATGGCACAGTGGATAATACGCATGCCATCACcaccagaggcgtgtgacctctgacatatatagcaattgtaagtcgctttaaaGCGTCAgctaagtgaataaatgtaaatgtaagatcagttctaagattcagtctgtctaaacccctcctttctgtgagcctactctgctctgattggtcagatggcccagtctgtCGTGATTGGTCTACTGCATTCAGTGCATTTCAGAAACAATACATGCATTTCCATATTTTGAATGCTCTATTATTTTTGGTTTAGATTCAGTAGAGCGGgctggtccaaataaactggGGACACAGAAAATATTTGGGTTGTCCAACTGTAGTACAGtggaaaaaatgtattttaaccacTGATTCTTTGCAACCTTATCTTTcggaaatgtaaataaaacaaactgacTTTTACAGCGTAGGACACAATGTCTTCTCGACATGATGCTAACCACATGAACAACATACAGTGTTTGAGCACAGATCAAGTGGTTCGTGGCGTGGCCTGCCAAAGATAGGTGAGCATTATGCAAAtgtggcataataggggcactttaatcaacaacatctaaattaactattttttattaatttattcatattttccaGGCCACAATGTTAAAATCCCCATGTATTCCATGATGTGGAAGCTCAGGCCAGACCGTTTGATTCAAATGAAGCATGAACAGCTCACCTCATCTCCCTCAGCCGTTTGACCTGCTGAATGCACTTCTCCACTGTAAAGTCCACTTCCTGCTCTGTGGTAAATCTGCCAATTCCAAATCTGAAAGAAATATGGGTCATGTGGATTAGATCTGCTCATTACAGTTTGTGTGGTGATGGTTCAAGCAGAAAATTAGGAGATTAAAGATAAAATCTGAATATAGATTACACAAAACAaaagcacagagagagaaacaaagcaTGCTGAGAATGACCTCAACATGCTACAAAACTACAACAACATTTAGATTATTTTACAAAACTACCAACCGAATAGACGAGTGAGCCAAGTCCTCATCTGCCCCTATCGCTCTGAGGACATACGAGGGCTCCAAGGAAGCAGATGTGCAGGCGCTGCAACAAGAACAAGTTACTTTACTAGAATTTATATACCATTAtagtttatattcatattttaaatacattttttaacattgcagttttcattttaatttcaattttgttaaattgtcattctcatttttattattataacatatcTTTTAATGTTACTATTAAGGATTGCCTTGGCACATAACTGAGATAAGTTTATATTTTACTTTCagctttataaatgtaattattaattaaattaccaTGTACagctttatatattttagttttactcaATAAACAAACGTGTTTTGAATCATTTTAGTAAAAAGATAATTTCCACTATTTTTAACCAGCTTTGTATTTTAACAATATCTATGTAAATGAACAACGTGTACTCCTTCTCCAAGTTTACCTGCACACAAATGTGAATAAACCGGGTTAGACATTTTCAGCTACTGACCTTCCAGATGAAAGCGCAACATCTTTTAACGCCATCAACAGACTCTCTCCCTCAACATAggcaaatgataaattaatgcatCCTGAAGAAGGAAAGTGTTTTTGATTACAAACTCAAGTCAACATGGAACTTTACGAATAAAGGAAAATTACAAAGTCGTCAAGTCTTACCTGGGTACCTCTGATCTGGGTCTCCATTCATCACAACATCAGGAATCTCCGACATGATCTTCTGCACAAGGCGATTTGCAAGCATTGTCACACGCTTGTAATCGTActgaaaagaaacagaaaatgaaaCCTGCATCTAAGCAAACTTTGACTAGCAGTAGCAAGTTTAACTCAAACCCTGAATTCTCTACCTCTAACTCTTGCTGGGCGATCTCACAAGCGGCTCCGAAGCCTACGGCGAGAGGTGTGGGCACGGTCCCTGAACGTAGACCCCTTTCCTGTCCCCCTCCGTTCAGCAAAGGCTCAATACGAACTCTGGGTCTCCTCTTCACATACAAAGCCCCAACTCCTAAAAAAAACATAACCATtccttaatatatttttgataatgtgaccattacacatttaaaaggtACAGTATGCTACCTTTGGGCCCATAGATCTTATGGCCGCTGATGGACATCAGATCCACTTTCCAGTCATTGACATTAACGGGGATCTTTCCAACAGCCTGAGCAGCATCAGTGTGAAAGAACACATTTTTGGACCTACACAGATGACCTGAAATCAAAAACCATTTTAATGTAGATGATATGAAGACTGACAGGTATACGTTTAGACAATGATGTTGATAGTAAGAGTTACCGATTTCTTTGATTGGCTGTTTGACACCAATCTCATTGTTGACAGTCATTATGGACACCAAACTGGTATCAGGACGGATTGTTTCCTCTAATTGCTAAGAAAGCAAAATATAAggtatatttaaaatacagtaaaaatccaGCAGGGTTACAATCTATCGGAGTATGTAATTATTTTTGCTATTATGGTTGGTGCTGAAATTGAAGTTTCGCTTTTAGGAAAGCTTACCTTCAGATCAATCAGTCCATTATTTTTCACAGGTAAGTATGTTACATCAAAACCCTCCGCCTCCATAATTCGGCAGGAGTCCAGCACACACTTGTGCTCGGTCTGGGTGGTGATGATGTGGTTTTTCTTAGCCTTATAAAACCGAGCCacacccttaaaaaaaaaaaggtaagatATAAAAAGACATCCAAGACGTAATAAGTTATTTTTGATAACCAGTGCAGCGCATCACACATAAACTTCACCTGTTTATTTTAGAATATGACAAGGCATTTGTGTCCCAGCGTCCCACTTTCTCCTAATCCTAATCTTACCTCATAGTAATAACATTCTTACTTTGATTGACATATTGTTGGACTCGGTCGCACCACTGGTGAACACAATCTCCCTCGGGTCGGCACCAATAAGATCTGCTACTTGCTGTAGAGGAAATGCCATTTTTGTTACCACAAACAGTGCATTTTTTACTTAACCAAAATAGTATGCTTCAATTCTCAGAAATACAACTCTCACTTTTCTGGCTTTTTCCACTGCACTCTCGCTCTCCCATCCATAAGCGTGAGTCCGGGAATGTGGGTTCCCGTAGTAATTGACTTGAAAGGGGAGCATGGCATCCAAAACCCTTGGGTCCTGGAACattaaacaatgaaaacaatgGCATGTAAACTTAAACATCCCAGTAACGTAATTCATAAATGTTCACGAGTCTGATTAGATAATTTTCTAGATGGCAGATGACAGTGGCAGATGGGTACCATGGGTGTGGTGGCCTGAAAGTCCATATACAGAGGCCTCAGTTCATCCTTTTCCAGTTCCCTACTTTTTATCAACTCTGTAGAGAAACACATGTACGTTTATCAACTCTGAAAGTTATAGTGACTGGAATAAAAACAGCCATATTAGAAAACCAAGCTTTTATTTACGTCAGCTTGCTAGTATCTGTATTATCACAACCTTTTAGAGTAACTTACACAAGCTAAATTCAGCTGCGTCACTGTTAGTCTCTAGACTAGAGAATTAGATTTTGTAAAGCTGTACCTTTCTGCCTCTGCACGGTGTTGACGGCGCTTTGAGCGAAGCTCAGTCGAGGGTTGGAGATCCCGCACATGGAGCCCAGAAGTTTTCTCGATAAAGTCCTGTTCATCATGTTCATGCAATTACAGTGTTCTCCacataaacaatgacagaaataatACAAATAGCTTGTTATAAATGCTCTGTCAACTACTAACTTAAACGCGtcagataaataaatgtattattcggCTAACTTTAGAAACAACAACATGCCGAGTATCTTCATATAACAGTGTGTCATCAGCCCTCAAAACACACGGTAATGCTTACACAAGACGGACATACAGCTGGGGCGGGACAACTGTTATTATAATACTCATTGGTTATCTGAGTCTCTTGTGGGCGGGTTTTTGTAACGTTTACGGAGTTTATTGGTTGAAACCTAAACCTTGCCTGTTCCTTTACCggaaattgtgaatatgaatcaATACAATGCTGCTCTAAAAGTTAGTTTCTCCGTTTTTGGAAATAAAAATATCCAGTACAATTGGAGAAAATCGCCAGCATTTAATGACAGACATCTTTTGTTTTAAGtctttggtatatatatatatagtcgtaATGGGAAATCCAAATAATTTccgcgaatcggttcttttgaaaAGTTCACTTGAAAGAACCTATTCGGTTGTCGCTTGGGTCATTACGTAATTACGTCATCAATGAGCTAATAAAATCATATAATTCTACAGTTAgggaaaattataattataacaaaatGTCGAAACTATGACATTAAATACAATCATTGAATGAAAAtcgaacatatatatatatattaaatatattgtgatttattattacaatttaaaataattgttttaaaatgtattatactttaaattataatttatttctgtgatgcaaagctgaatttttaagatcattatcacatgatcctttagaaatcattcgaatatgatgattcattatcaaagttggaaacagttctgctgctcaatatttttcagaacatgtgattttttttaggatactttgatgaataaaaagtaaaaaaaaaaaaaaaaaaacaagaagaagctacgttttaaaaatataaatattttgtaataacaatatacactactggtcagtaattagGGGTCAGCAATTTTttccttatttctttttttccctttaaataaaatcaataattttattcagcaaggatgtgttaaattgataaaaagtgatagtaaaaaaaatattttattagaattttttttttttaaataaatgcagttctttttaaccttttattcatcaaatacattagacagcagaactgtttccaacactcataattaatcagaatattagaatgatttctaaatgatcatgtgatagactggatgttacatgtgacactgaaagctggagtaaagatgctgaaaattcagctttgcatcacaggaatatatatatatatttaaagtatattcaaatagaaaactattatttgaagttgtaataatatttcacaatattattgtttatttttcagtatttttgatcaaataaatgcaggcttgatgagcagaagaaacttctttcaaaaacattaaaaatagtaatgtttccaaacttttggtctgtactctgtgtgtgtctatgtatatatatatatagatagatagatagatagatagatagatagatagatagatagaaaaaagtcataattttgacaaataaaaaataatttaaatttgtcataaagATGACAGTGTGACATAATTTTGATGTTTTACTTTTCTAATTTCCTACTATTTTTTCTGTGCCATAAGCAGCAGAAAGACCCTGCAAGTTCTCTTTCACTACATTTCAGTGTCTCTGCTTCCACTGAAGACTTGATAGACTGATAGACGAGGCTGTGGAGAGTAAACAGCCCGTGCTCCCAGTGCTACAATGGCACAAGCATCCCAATGACTATGCTAGCGCAGATGCTGGTAAACAACTATAGCATATTCAATAGCCTGAGGACAAAATGGCAGTAGATGATAGATCTGCAGAAGgattataacaataaattatttacaaacaGCTTTAAGAAACACTTTCAGGAGGTTGGATGATATTTCCTTGGTGGACTTTGGGGTTTCTTTAGCTCATTTCACACCTCTCAGAGAGGCTGTCTTGTGTGGGTCACATGGACCAAGAAGATCTTCATGTGACTAATATGGGTGACAGCAGAGCAGTTCTTGGGGTCCAAGGGGATGATGAGAGGGGGCCAGCTTTCACTATTGCGAACAACCACAAGGTCCACATTCCAGACAAGATACGTGTTCTTTAAGTGCATTCTGCTTCTGAGCGGAAAACTGGTGAAACATGGCAGGTTATTGGTCCTGTTGAGTCCTTTCAGAGATGTTAAGTTTTAGTGGAGCAGTGCGCTCTTGAATTACATCTATGAGGCAGGTCCAGAGCGGTTGATCGGAAACAAAAATGCTGCTACTGAACTACCACACACAACCTTACCTCAGATCCAGGAATAACATCACATAATGCAACCACATGTCAAATTCTTGATTCTAGCTACTGATGGTCTCTGGGAACGGATGCACAGACTGTTGTGCAGGTCTTAGGAGAACATCTGTCATCTGAAGAAACCAGTTTATGGATTGGGTTTTACAGTTGGACAGGTGCAAAGACAGCTGCAGAAGAAGGGAATAGCTCTTTCTGCTCTGGAGGATGAGAACAGCGCTACTCATCCGATCCGTCATGCTCTGGGCAGCGATGGTTGCTCCATTGAACCCAAGCGCATAGCCAAAATGCTCAGTCTGCAACAGGATT
The genomic region above belongs to Carassius gibelio isolate Cgi1373 ecotype wild population from Czech Republic chromosome A11, carGib1.2-hapl.c, whole genome shotgun sequence and contains:
- the LOC128022339 gene encoding cysteine desulfurase, mitochondrial, with protein sequence MNMMNRTLSRKLLGSMCGISNPRLSFAQSAVNTVQRQKELIKSRELEKDELRPLYMDFQATTPMDPRVLDAMLPFQVNYYGNPHSRTHAYGWESESAVEKARKQVADLIGADPREIVFTSGATESNNMSIKGVARFYKAKKNHIITTQTEHKCVLDSCRIMEAEGFDVTYLPVKNNGLIDLKQLEETIRPDTSLVSIMTVNNEIGVKQPIKEIGHLCRSKNVFFHTDAAQAVGKIPVNVNDWKVDLMSISGHKIYGPKGVGALYVKRRPRVRIEPLLNGGGQERGLRSGTVPTPLAVGFGAACEIAQQELEYDYKRVTMLANRLVQKIMSEIPDVVMNGDPDQRYPGCINLSFAYVEGESLLMALKDVALSSGSACTSASLEPSYVLRAIGADEDLAHSSIRFGIGRFTTEQEVDFTVEKCIQQVKRLREMSPLWEMVQEGIDIKSIKWTQH